The following are encoded together in the Bacteroidales bacterium genome:
- a CDS encoding PKD domain-containing protein, whose product MEKKPRLFVLMFIILAVGFLSSCDKEETQETFPLSALVHYSIDGKQVAFHALTHSAVSWHWDFGDGQESTEKNPVHVYENGGYYDVVLTATGSDGNTAVDEDSIGVALTPYVLLTGGPTATEGKTWKLTADHPPSDKLANADAGLSVVEQPLPQGVFNLSLGMPQVYETTYTFFFDQGYIPDSQDHGYAFSGYVYQMVTAGGEDIINAGGADFGLCVASYTADDDLTFTYVEEENFAVPSVYGSGGEVTFSGVSTLDFSGNGFVGFNDFQSKVILNSISDNAMQLTMFMAASPDHLPMNTHALVLTFEAVR is encoded by the coding sequence ATGGAAAAAAAACCACGTTTATTTGTTTTAATGTTTATTATCCTGGCCGTTGGCTTTTTATCATCCTGTGATAAAGAGGAAACACAGGAAACATTTCCGCTTTCAGCGCTGGTCCATTACAGCATTGACGGGAAGCAGGTTGCATTTCATGCCTTGACCCACAGTGCTGTCAGCTGGCACTGGGACTTTGGCGACGGGCAGGAAAGTACCGAAAAGAACCCTGTTCATGTATATGAAAACGGAGGGTATTATGATGTTGTACTGACTGCAACCGGTAGCGATGGTAATACTGCAGTTGATGAAGACAGTATTGGTGTAGCACTTACCCCTTATGTGTTGCTTACCGGCGGGCCCACTGCAACAGAAGGGAAAACATGGAAATTAACGGCAGACCACCCGCCATCAGATAAACTGGCAAATGCAGATGCCGGCCTGTCCGTTGTTGAGCAGCCACTTCCTCAGGGTGTGTTCAATTTGTCTTTGGGTATGCCCCAGGTGTATGAGACCACCTATACATTTTTCTTTGACCAGGGTTATATACCGGATTCACAGGATCATGGTTACGCTTTCAGCGGCTATGTTTACCAGATGGTTACCGCCGGAGGTGAGGACATTATAAATGCCGGCGGTGCAGATTTCGGACTCTGTGTTGCCTCATACACGGCTGATGATGATCTTACATTTACATATGTCGAAGAGGAAAACTTTGCTGTTCCGTCAGTTTATGGATCTGGCGGAGAAGTAACATTTAGTGGTGTCAGTACACTTGATTTCTCAGGCAATGGATTTGTGGGATTCAATGATTTTCAAAGCAAGGTTATTTTAAACAGTATAAGCGATAATGCTATGCAGCTTACTATGTTTATGGCAGCCTCGCCCGATCATCTTCCGATGAATACTCATGCACTTGTGCTGACATTTGAAGCTGTAAGGTGA